A section of the Spirosoma pollinicola genome encodes:
- a CDS encoding M20 family metallo-hydrolase, with the protein MSQPTASLPTRQLILADEALALLKRLIAIQSYSREENQTAIEIEAFFQEKQIPCQRLKNNIWVKNRHFDPAKPTLLLNSHHDTVKPNKSWTLDPFFPLESDGKLFGLGSNDAGGCLVSLLATFVYFYDRPYMAYNIVMAATAEEEISGRDGLELLLPELPTFSFAIVGEPTEMQLAIAEKGLLVLDCTATGVSGHAARDEGDNAIYKAIKDINWLTTYQFPKVSPTLGPIKLSVTIINAGTQHNVVPDICTFTIDVRVTEQYTLEDVIETIQANIQSEVKPRSIRLKPSSIPADHPIVLAGLALGRHTYGSPTTSDQAVLNCPSLKCGPGHSARSHSADEFIYLHEIGEGVNGYIQMLEQVV; encoded by the coding sequence ATGTCTCAACCCACCGCATCCCTGCCCACGCGGCAACTGATTCTTGCCGATGAGGCTCTCGCCTTACTCAAACGCCTGATTGCCATTCAGTCCTACAGTCGGGAGGAGAATCAAACGGCTATTGAAATAGAAGCGTTTTTTCAGGAAAAACAGATTCCCTGTCAGCGACTGAAAAACAACATTTGGGTGAAAAATCGCCATTTCGATCCTGCCAAGCCAACACTATTACTAAACTCGCACCACGACACCGTCAAGCCAAATAAGTCGTGGACGCTGGACCCATTTTTTCCGTTAGAGAGCGACGGAAAACTTTTTGGCTTGGGCAGTAATGATGCCGGTGGTTGCCTGGTGTCGTTGCTGGCTACCTTCGTCTATTTCTACGACCGGCCCTATATGGCCTATAATATCGTTATGGCGGCCACCGCCGAAGAAGAGATTTCGGGACGCGATGGCCTTGAACTCCTGTTGCCCGAACTACCAACGTTCAGCTTTGCCATTGTGGGCGAACCTACCGAAATGCAGCTGGCCATTGCCGAAAAAGGGTTGCTTGTTCTCGATTGCACCGCTACGGGCGTGAGTGGTCATGCCGCCCGCGATGAGGGCGACAATGCCATTTACAAAGCGATAAAAGATATAAACTGGCTCACTACCTATCAATTCCCGAAAGTCTCGCCAACGCTGGGGCCTATAAAATTATCGGTCACGATCATCAACGCCGGAACCCAGCACAACGTGGTGCCGGATATCTGCACATTCACCATTGATGTACGCGTAACGGAACAATACACCCTCGAAGACGTGATCGAAACGATTCAGGCCAATATCCAGTCGGAGGTGAAGCCCCGTTCAATCCGGCTCAAACCGTCGTCCATTCCGGCCGATCATCCTATTGTACTGGCGGGACTTGCGTTGGGGCGGCATACCTATGGCTCGCCGACTACATCGGATCAGGCCGTACTAAACTGCCCATCGCTCAAATGTGGACCGGGTCATTCCGCACGCTCCCATTCGGCCGATGAATTCATCTACCTGCATGAGATAGGCGAGGGTGTAAACGGCTATATTCAGATGCTGGAGCAGGTTGTGTGA
- a CDS encoding S1 family peptidase translates to MFVDAIERVNQFTQPMHSIVRLYGHNEIVPGTATLFFVNEEGCAITCKHVAELIGQSDSIYHHYREFQGARREALREKNAAHLISQLEAKFKLTADTIIRVRNNFVGCVDQFQKLNIDNHPTQDLALLRFEGYNRLLYRSHAVFLGDTSRVKPGRSLCRLGYPFPEFTNFRYNAGNDDIEWTTTGRIVSPSFPIDGIVTRLVGDNNVATGIELSTPGLRGQSGGPLFDAKGLVFGMQSATRHLHLGFDIEDQEVLVNGRRSRVSNYPFLNVGQCVHVDVIKAFLREKNVKFYEE, encoded by the coding sequence ATGTTTGTTGACGCCATTGAACGCGTTAATCAGTTTACCCAACCCATGCACTCCATTGTTCGGCTTTATGGCCACAATGAAATTGTACCCGGTACGGCCACACTTTTTTTCGTTAATGAAGAGGGTTGTGCTATCACGTGTAAGCATGTCGCCGAACTTATCGGGCAGAGCGATTCCATTTACCATCATTATCGGGAGTTTCAGGGAGCCCGGCGGGAGGCATTGCGGGAAAAGAATGCGGCTCATCTCATTAGCCAGTTAGAGGCCAAGTTTAAACTTACAGCCGACACAATTATCCGCGTACGGAACAATTTTGTTGGCTGCGTTGACCAGTTTCAAAAGCTAAATATCGATAATCATCCCACGCAGGATCTCGCGTTGCTGCGTTTCGAAGGCTATAATCGCTTGTTGTATCGCTCGCACGCTGTATTTTTGGGGGATACCAGCCGGGTAAAACCCGGTCGGAGTTTATGCCGCCTGGGATATCCATTTCCAGAGTTTACCAACTTCCGCTATAACGCCGGTAACGATGATATCGAGTGGACAACCACCGGGCGAATCGTCTCTCCCAGTTTTCCAATTGATGGCATTGTCACTCGTTTGGTAGGCGACAACAACGTTGCTACGGGAATCGAATTGAGTACACCCGGTTTGCGGGGACAAAGTGGCGGGCCGCTTTTTGATGCCAAGGGGCTTGTTTTTGGTATGCAGTCGGCTACGCGCCATTTGCATCTGGGCTTCGATATTGAAGATCAGGAAGTATTGGTAAACGGACGCAGAAGCCGGGTGTCGAACTACCCGTTCCTGAACGTTGGCCAATGTGTACACGTCGATGTTATCAAAGCGTTTCTGCGGGAGAAGAATGTGAAATTCTATGAAGAGTAG
- a CDS encoding DUF937 domain-containing protein codes for MAVHLLSLLKEQFTPTVVDQLSSALNESSANTLKAINGSIPTLLGGLTRRVQASGGPSAIISYLDKGDYGNTPYDVSQAVDTMQTITEATTADEGFLDHIFGDKLTRTTELISVYSGTKPQSAKTILGLAGSVLMGVLGRQEQEKGLTADSLKSLLLGQATEFRKALPTGLDGIGSLLGFDELVTPAGPQTEVQGADNLSGTPVNPNIPKSTEGDRRKENVRWLRWALIAIAVLVLALLIQKCSQNENSTDGVSTDSTSRVESNEVEDTSAATKKSIQDANGQTSDSTASGPLGVKK; via the coding sequence ATGGCCGTTCATTTATTATCTCTTCTTAAAGAACAGTTTACGCCAACTGTAGTCGACCAGCTTAGTAGTGCGCTCAATGAATCGTCTGCAAATACACTGAAAGCTATAAACGGGTCGATACCAACATTACTTGGTGGATTGACCCGGCGCGTTCAGGCCTCCGGTGGCCCATCGGCGATTATCAGTTACCTGGACAAAGGCGATTATGGTAATACGCCCTACGACGTGAGCCAGGCTGTCGACACGATGCAGACGATCACCGAGGCTACGACGGCCGATGAAGGTTTTCTCGACCATATCTTTGGTGATAAACTCACCCGCACAACCGAACTTATCAGCGTTTATAGTGGCACAAAACCGCAGTCGGCGAAAACAATTCTAGGACTCGCAGGATCGGTATTGATGGGCGTTTTAGGTCGGCAAGAGCAGGAGAAAGGCTTAACGGCTGACAGCCTGAAAAGTCTGTTGCTCGGGCAGGCAACTGAATTCCGGAAGGCCCTTCCAACGGGTCTGGATGGTATTGGCAGTCTGCTCGGTTTCGATGAACTGGTTACGCCCGCAGGCCCCCAAACAGAAGTACAGGGCGCCGATAATCTGAGCGGAACACCCGTTAATCCCAATATTCCAAAGAGTACAGAAGGCGACCGACGTAAAGAAAATGTTCGTTGGCTTCGGTGGGCTTTGATAGCTATTGCCGTATTGGTTCTGGCACTATTGATTCAAAAGTGTAGCCAAAACGAGAATAGTACCGATGGCGTTAGTACAGATTCTACCTCCCGGGTTGAGTCTAATGAAGTTGAAGACACATCGGCTGCCACGAAAAAAAGTATTCAGGATGCCAACGGGCAAACGAGCGATTCGACCGCTTCCGGCCCGCTGGGGGTGAAGAAGTAA
- the lysM gene encoding peptidoglycan-binding protein LysM yields MGLLSFFKGVGEKIFHKDEVAPAQADAVEPVRAQALLDHVKQLGLAYNSLTVKTKGDTVTITGSVKSQEDSEKIALAVGNVEGVSAVDNQLVVDEPAPEGKYYTVKSGDSLSKISKEVYGDPMKYGIIFEANKPMLKDPDLIYPDQVLRIPQL; encoded by the coding sequence ATGGGTCTTTTATCATTTTTTAAAGGCGTAGGCGAGAAAATCTTTCATAAAGATGAGGTCGCACCTGCACAAGCCGACGCTGTTGAACCAGTTCGTGCTCAGGCATTACTCGACCACGTCAAACAACTGGGGTTGGCTTATAATAGCCTAACCGTCAAAACAAAAGGCGATACCGTTACCATTACGGGCTCTGTGAAGTCGCAGGAGGATTCGGAGAAAATTGCGCTGGCAGTTGGTAACGTAGAAGGTGTATCGGCAGTTGATAATCAACTGGTTGTTGATGAGCCTGCTCCTGAAGGCAAATACTACACCGTGAAATCAGGTGATTCACTATCGAAAATTTCCAAAGAAGTATACGGTGATCCGATGAAATACGGCATCATTTTCGAAGCAAACAAACCCATGCTGAAAGATCCCGATTTGATCTATCCTGATCAAGTGCTGCGGATTCCGCAATTGTAG
- a CDS encoding SGNH/GDSL hydrolase family protein, with protein sequence MQVRNRFRWGLILTTIVGINACTNNDIDPNAGSGVTPTKGSADFTKYVAVGNSLTAGYADGGLYRNSQLNSYPSILAGQFATVGGGSFVQPLFTEAQANGAGYLKLIKVPDPANPFSLITSISPVAPGAARGGTTTSGSPLLTKFTDANQNLGVPGIRVSDILTPGYGSVQGNQYFERLLTNPLTTYFQYMSDNLNGATFFSCWLGNNDALGYATTGGATPLTPIALFTTNFTAAMNKLTEGGRKGVVVGIPNIITAPYYTTVTVPLILAYINGVLKPTPAITSLYIQTSTGVRATQTGDLLMLSNATDYGNIGMSTVGTKAGPYGLTPANPLPNNIVLDASEVALLNTSISAYNGVMKAQADAKGIAYVDPNAVLSQVAASGGLIQNGVTYTSSFIQGGVFSLDGIHLTPAGYALMANEIIKGINAKYTSTIPTVNAANYRRVLLQQ encoded by the coding sequence ATGCAAGTAAGGAACAGGTTTCGGTGGGGGTTGATACTAACAACAATTGTTGGTATTAATGCCTGCACAAATAATGACATTGACCCAAACGCGGGTAGTGGTGTAACGCCTACAAAAGGAAGTGCCGATTTTACAAAATACGTAGCTGTAGGTAACTCGCTAACAGCTGGTTATGCCGATGGCGGCCTCTATCGGAATAGTCAATTAAACTCCTATCCGAGCATATTGGCAGGCCAGTTTGCAACGGTGGGGGGAGGCAGTTTTGTACAGCCTTTGTTCACGGAAGCACAGGCAAATGGGGCAGGCTATTTAAAGCTGATTAAGGTTCCTGACCCAGCCAATCCATTTTCCCTTATCACATCTATTAGCCCGGTAGCACCGGGCGCTGCACGAGGGGGCACTACAACAAGTGGCTCACCATTATTGACAAAATTTACGGATGCTAACCAAAATCTGGGTGTACCGGGGATTCGGGTATCTGACATTTTAACGCCTGGCTACGGCTCTGTCCAGGGTAATCAATATTTCGAACGGTTATTAACAAATCCGCTTACGACTTACTTCCAGTACATGAGCGACAACCTGAACGGGGCTACATTTTTCTCCTGCTGGTTAGGCAATAACGATGCACTGGGCTATGCCACAACAGGGGGTGCTACACCGTTGACACCCATTGCCTTGTTCACGACAAACTTCACTGCCGCTATGAATAAGCTGACAGAAGGCGGTCGGAAGGGGGTTGTTGTCGGCATCCCTAATATCATAACCGCTCCTTATTATACGACCGTAACCGTTCCGCTCATACTGGCTTATATTAATGGCGTATTGAAACCAACACCAGCTATTACGAGCCTGTATATTCAAACATCCACTGGTGTGCGTGCTACCCAGACAGGTGATTTGTTGATGCTATCAAACGCAACCGATTACGGCAACATTGGTATGTCAACCGTAGGTACGAAAGCGGGACCCTACGGTTTGACGCCAGCCAACCCGCTTCCTAACAATATCGTATTGGATGCTAGTGAAGTAGCCTTGCTTAATACCAGCATCAGTGCTTATAATGGGGTTATGAAAGCGCAGGCAGATGCCAAAGGAATCGCTTATGTTGATCCGAATGCCGTTTTGAGTCAGGTGGCAGCATCAGGTGGGCTTATCCAAAATGGTGTTACCTATACATCCAGCTTTATTCAGGGTGGCGTATTTAGCCTTGATGGTATTCACCTCACACCAGCCGGTTATGCGCTGATGGCCAATGAAATTATTAAAGGTATCAACGCAAAATACACATCTACGATCCCAACGGTTAACGCTGCCAACTATCGTCGTGTACTTCTGCAACAATAA
- a CDS encoding outer membrane beta-barrel protein — protein sequence MKLSQLSIAALLLLSASAAMAQTRPFEFGIKGGGTFTHGFTNVPAQTVGSVQVPALENKNNGIGYGYSGGLWARKNFNSFFIQAEVTYNRFVLKQKTAVTLDVNANSTLANALPITVQPGLINASLNATSESVLEAVDVPILFGKRWMGGKLRGYAGPNFIFVQKATLSRTTSGVINANSAVNFPQTDIPASSATTNLLNKYEAQNLEVKDFTYAVELGVGYSPVPFLDVDVRYAVPVGGVYKDSNITGFLGIATVSLGFKVF from the coding sequence ATGAAATTAAGTCAACTATCAATAGCTGCCCTGCTCCTGCTAAGCGCATCGGCGGCAATGGCCCAAACTCGTCCGTTCGAGTTTGGCATTAAAGGCGGTGGCACATTTACACATGGCTTCACCAATGTTCCCGCCCAAACGGTGGGTAGCGTACAAGTGCCCGCTTTAGAAAATAAAAATAACGGCATAGGCTACGGCTATTCGGGTGGATTGTGGGCCCGAAAAAACTTCAACAGCTTCTTCATTCAGGCCGAAGTTACCTACAACCGCTTCGTTTTGAAGCAGAAAACCGCAGTTACACTGGACGTCAACGCAAATTCAACGCTGGCCAATGCATTGCCCATTACTGTACAGCCCGGTCTGATCAACGCCAGTCTGAACGCTACATCAGAATCTGTTTTGGAAGCCGTTGATGTACCCATTTTATTCGGCAAACGCTGGATGGGCGGCAAGCTACGCGGCTACGCCGGACCGAATTTCATTTTTGTCCAGAAGGCAACACTCAGCCGGACTACAAGTGGAGTTATCAACGCAAATTCAGCCGTAAATTTCCCACAAACGGATATTCCTGCTTCAAGCGCGACGACAAATCTGCTTAATAAATATGAGGCTCAGAATCTGGAGGTAAAAGACTTTACCTATGCGGTAGAACTTGGTGTAGGCTACTCGCCTGTGCCGTTTCTGGATGTAGATGTCCGGTATGCAGTGCCCGTAGGTGGTGTGTACAAGGACTCAAACATTACCGGTTTCCTGGGTATCGCAACTGTTTCGTTAGGGTTCAAAGTGTTCTAG
- a CDS encoding PliI family lysozyme inhibitor of I-type lysozyme: MKRKVWCLLLSLTWLVQVAQGSRQHIWPTVSVYQKPAISISRFFSTNTQFTKSLRYNIYTFTVTAADSGRVREVKIKAYRGELLLTNFHIKVDGAVVGAEVADLDNNRFPELYVYSASDGSGSFGRVYAWQFLPERKADITPVNWRSPLVKGYMGHDIVWAERNILCRKFPVYASGDANAEPSGGYQMIRYKLQASGTNFALVAE, from the coding sequence ATGAAAAGAAAGGTGTGGTGTCTTTTGCTAAGCTTGACATGGCTTGTTCAGGTAGCTCAAGGCAGTCGGCAGCACATCTGGCCAACGGTATCAGTTTATCAGAAACCAGCAATAAGTATTAGTAGATTTTTTTCTACTAATACACAGTTTACCAAATCGTTACGATATAACATTTATACGTTTACCGTTACGGCGGCCGATAGTGGGCGTGTGCGTGAGGTGAAGATCAAAGCCTATCGGGGCGAATTACTGCTGACTAACTTTCATATTAAGGTCGATGGGGCAGTCGTGGGTGCCGAAGTGGCTGATCTGGATAACAACCGTTTTCCTGAACTGTATGTCTATAGCGCCAGCGATGGGAGCGGCTCGTTTGGTCGTGTATATGCCTGGCAATTTCTACCGGAGCGTAAGGCCGATATTACGCCGGTGAACTGGCGAAGCCCATTAGTAAAAGGATATATGGGCCACGATATTGTATGGGCAGAGCGGAATATTCTGTGCCGAAAATTTCCGGTATACGCGTCAGGCGATGCGAATGCTGAACCCTCGGGCGGTTATCAAATGATACGGTATAAATTGCAGGCGTCAGGCACAAATTTTGCCCTCGTGGCTGAATAA
- a CDS encoding winged helix-turn-helix transcriptional regulator, with product MNDQISTRKSIDPKHLALQKTLDIICGKWRLYIIYQIGTQARRYGELRRMIPEVSEKVLIQELKVLVSLGVLEKKAYNEVPPRVEYSLTAKGIEIFPTLLELTSIGELFLEP from the coding sequence ATGAACGACCAGATTAGTACTCGAAAATCTATTGACCCCAAGCATTTAGCTCTCCAGAAAACATTAGACATTATATGTGGAAAATGGCGACTGTACATTATTTATCAGATAGGTACTCAGGCCCGGCGCTACGGCGAATTGCGCAGGATGATTCCCGAAGTAAGTGAAAAGGTGTTAATACAGGAACTTAAGGTTCTTGTTAGTCTGGGTGTGCTTGAGAAAAAGGCTTATAACGAAGTGCCTCCTCGTGTAGAATACAGTCTGACCGCCAAAGGTATCGAGATATTTCCTACACTACTGGAATTGACCTCGATCGGTGAATTATTTCTGGAGCCATAA
- the miaA gene encoding tRNA (adenosine(37)-N6)-dimethylallyltransferase MiaA: MKTLLVIAGPTAVGKTALCVQLAKTLATDVVSADSRQLYRELTIGTAKPSTEEMAGVRHHFINSHSILDPVNAGRYERECLDVLDNLFKTKDVVILSGGTGLYINAVCFGLDDMPAVDPALREQLLTRLREEGLEKLQNELRDLDPVYTQTADLQNPVRVTRALEVCLSTGEPYSSFRKQQAIERPFRSVLFALERPREELYTRIDTRMDAMLAAGLIDEVRSLLPYRQLPALQTVGYQEVFPHLDGLYDYEEMVRLLKRNSRRYAKRQLTWFRNQGNYQWISPEEGEIIIKMKSEE, translated from the coding sequence TTGAAAACATTACTTGTTATTGCGGGGCCTACTGCGGTTGGCAAGACTGCTCTTTGCGTTCAATTAGCAAAAACATTAGCGACAGACGTTGTTTCAGCCGATTCGCGACAGCTTTATCGCGAATTGACCATTGGCACAGCCAAACCATCAACCGAAGAGATGGCAGGAGTAAGGCATCATTTTATTAATTCGCATTCCATACTGGACCCGGTAAATGCCGGGCGCTATGAGCGGGAGTGTCTCGACGTTCTGGACAACTTATTCAAGACAAAGGATGTAGTGATTTTATCGGGCGGAACGGGGCTTTACATCAATGCCGTTTGCTTTGGGCTGGACGATATGCCCGCAGTAGACCCTGCATTACGCGAGCAATTGCTTACCCGACTTCGAGAGGAAGGCTTGGAAAAACTCCAGAATGAGTTACGGGATTTAGACCCTGTTTATACCCAAACAGCCGATTTACAAAATCCGGTGCGGGTAACGCGGGCTTTAGAAGTCTGCCTGTCAACAGGCGAACCTTACTCGTCGTTTCGTAAACAACAAGCAATCGAGCGCCCTTTCCGATCTGTATTGTTTGCTCTCGAACGCCCTCGCGAGGAGCTGTATACCCGCATCGACACCCGAATGGATGCCATGCTCGCGGCAGGCCTGATCGATGAAGTTCGCTCACTCCTACCCTACAGGCAATTGCCTGCCTTACAAACCGTTGGCTATCAGGAAGTCTTTCCCCACCTGGACGGTCTCTATGATTACGAAGAAATGGTACGCTTACTTAAACGCAATTCAAGGCGTTATGCCAAACGGCAACTGACCTGGTTCCGAAATCAGGGCAATTATCAGTGGATAAGCCCCGAGGAAGGAGAGATAATAATAAAAATGAAGAGTGAAGAGTGA
- a CDS encoding rhodanese-like domain-containing protein, with product MDITVQELKERLDKGEKLNLFDVREPDEYEADNIGATLIPLGDLSYRLDELDGLQDEEVIVHCRSGKRSGMAQQILEENGFNNVRNVIGGMLSYRAQ from the coding sequence ATGGATATTACCGTACAGGAGTTAAAGGAGCGCCTTGATAAGGGCGAAAAACTAAACCTGTTTGATGTGCGCGAGCCTGATGAATACGAAGCCGACAACATTGGCGCGACGCTCATTCCGTTGGGCGATTTATCGTATCGCTTAGACGAACTTGATGGTTTACAGGATGAGGAAGTAATTGTCCATTGCCGGTCGGGTAAACGTAGCGGTATGGCACAGCAAATTCTAGAAGAAAACGGATTCAATAACGTTCGTAACGTTATCGGCGGCATGCTGTCCTACCGGGCACAGTAA